The stretch of DNA TTCACGGACCAGGCCCTCTGCGCCACTGGCCTGGATCGACAAAGCGCCGACCAGCACGCTGGGCATGTTGTTCATCACCGAGGACAGCAGCGCAGAGACAAGACCGGTGCCAATGGCGGCGCTCCACAGTCCCTGTTGTGCAAGCCAGTCGAGCAGCTGGGTGAGCATGTCGGTGAGACCGGCGTTTTTCAGGCCGTACACCACCAGATACATCCCGAGGGAGAAAATCACTACCTGCCACGGTGCTTCGCGCAGCACTCGGCGGGTAGCAATGCGGTGGCCGCGCGCGGCGACGATAAAGAGGATTGCTGCACAAGCGGCGGCCACCGCACTGATCGGGATACCAAGCGGTTCGAGCGCGAACAAGCCTGCCAGCAGCACCACCAGTACCCAGCCACCGACCTTGAAGGTGGCGCGGTCGTGAATCGCCTCGCTCGGTTTCTTCAATACATCGAGTGCGTACTGCCTGGGGATGTCACGCCGGAAAAACAGCGACAGCACCAGCAGGGTGGCCGCCACACTGGCGAAATTCACCGGCACCATCACCGAAGCATATTCAGCAAAGCCCAGGCCGAAATAGTCAGCCGAAACGATGTTGACCAGGTTGGAAACCACCAGCGGCAGGCTCGCCGTGTCAGCAATGAAGCCAGCGGCCATGACAAAGGCCAGCGTCGCGGTGGGCGTAAATCGCAATGCCATCAACATCGACATGACGATGGGCGTGAGAATCAACGCCGCACCATCATTCGCGAACAGCGCTGAAACGGCAGCACCGAGCAGCACGCAAAAGGCGAACAGCCGGTAGCCACTGCCGTTCGCCCATCGCGCTACATGCAGGGCGGCCCATTCGAAGAAACCGG from Pseudomonas putida encodes:
- a CDS encoding arsenic transporter → MLVAVAVFVFTLTLVIWQPKGLGVGWSAALGAIIALVVGAVSLHDIPTVWAIVWNATATFIAVIIISLLLDEAGFFEWAALHVARWANGSGYRLFAFCVLLGAAVSALFANDGAALILTPIVMSMLMALRFTPTATLAFVMAAGFIADTASLPLVVSNLVNIVSADYFGLGFAEYASVMVPVNFASVAATLLVLSLFFRRDIPRQYALDVLKKPSEAIHDRATFKVGGWVLVVLLAGLFALEPLGIPISAVAAACAAILFIVAARGHRIATRRVLREAPWQVVIFSLGMYLVVYGLKNAGLTDMLTQLLDWLAQQGLWSAAIGTGLVSALLSSVMNNMPSVLVGALSIQASGAEGLVREAMIYANVIGCDLGPKITPIGSLATLLWLHVLERKGMRITWGYYFRVGIVLTLPVLLITLSALALRLSL